In Halopseudomonas nanhaiensis, a single window of DNA contains:
- the glp gene encoding gephyrin-like molybdotransferase Glp, with the protein MKGCDCPDEPLMRIEDALEQMLARLPPLPSSETVQLAGAAGRVLADTLYSPVDVPAWDNSAMDGYALRAADWRAGIPLPLAGRVAAGEVAGALPPEHAVRIFTGAPLPAGADTVIAQEDCRVTDGQLWVESVGTGSHVRRRGEEMREGDLLLCAGTRLRPVDIGLLASRGIACVPVYKRLRVALVSSGDELREPGETLGPGQIHNANQPLLQALLTGWGCAIVSAEKLPDQAETTRIRLAELAGQADLVITSGGVSVGEEDHIKHAVRELGRLHLWRLAIQPGKPLAFGEVGGTPWIGLPGNPVAALITALMVARPWVWAAMGRTQKMPQPIVLPAGFDWHRPRPRRQFLRASLTGGAEGSVVMLHAQQGSAMLAAASWADGLVDIDPHGTFDAGAPVRFWPLSDLMH; encoded by the coding sequence ATGAAAGGCTGCGACTGCCCCGATGAACCGCTGATGCGGATCGAGGATGCGCTCGAGCAGATGCTCGCGAGGTTGCCGCCGCTGCCCTCATCGGAAACAGTGCAGCTAGCCGGCGCTGCCGGCCGGGTGCTCGCGGACACCTTGTACTCGCCCGTCGACGTTCCCGCCTGGGACAACAGCGCAATGGATGGCTATGCGTTGAGGGCCGCTGACTGGCGGGCTGGGATACCTCTTCCGCTGGCCGGCCGGGTGGCGGCGGGCGAAGTGGCGGGCGCCTTGCCGCCGGAGCATGCCGTGCGAATATTTACTGGTGCGCCGCTACCGGCTGGCGCCGATACTGTGATCGCACAGGAAGACTGCAGGGTTACCGATGGACAGCTGTGGGTCGAGTCGGTCGGAACAGGCAGTCACGTTCGCCGCCGTGGCGAGGAGATGCGGGAAGGGGACCTGTTGCTGTGCGCGGGCACTCGTTTGCGGCCGGTGGACATAGGCTTGCTAGCCAGTCGCGGTATCGCCTGCGTGCCGGTGTACAAGCGTTTGCGGGTTGCGCTGGTGAGCAGTGGCGATGAGCTGCGCGAGCCGGGTGAAACGCTTGGGCCGGGCCAGATTCACAACGCCAACCAGCCGCTGCTGCAAGCACTACTGACCGGATGGGGCTGCGCGATCGTCAGCGCCGAGAAGCTGCCGGATCAGGCTGAAACAACGCGCATCCGCCTGGCCGAGCTCGCTGGTCAGGCGGATCTCGTGATCACCTCCGGCGGGGTGTCGGTCGGCGAGGAGGATCACATCAAGCATGCCGTGCGCGAACTCGGCCGGCTGCATTTATGGCGCCTGGCAATCCAGCCCGGCAAGCCTCTGGCGTTCGGGGAGGTTGGCGGCACACCGTGGATCGGCTTGCCGGGCAACCCGGTGGCCGCCCTGATCACCGCGTTGATGGTAGCCAGGCCATGGGTATGGGCGGCGATGGGGCGCACGCAGAAAATGCCGCAGCCGATCGTATTGCCTGCCGGCTTCGACTGGCACCGACCGCGTCCACGGCGACAATTCCTGCGTGCAAGTCTGACGGGCGGAGCCGAGGGTAGCGTCGTAATGCTGCACGCTCAGCAGGGGTCGGCCATGCTCGCGGCGGCAAGCTGGGCTGATGGTCTGGTGGATATCGACCCGCACGGGACGTTCGATGCTGGCGCGCCGGTACGCTTCTGGCCGCTGTCCGATTTGATGCATTGA
- the ubiU gene encoding ubiquinone anaerobic biosynthesis protein UbiU, with amino-acid sequence MQLVCPAGSLPALKAAVAQGADAVYTGFRDDTNARHFAGLNFTDTQLHSGLELIRQRGRQLYIAVNTYALPDGWSRWQRAVDQAADLGVDALIAADPGVLAYASRRHPDLALHLSVQGSATNAAALGFYHERYGIRRAVLPRVLSLNQVRQVAQGSPVPVEVFAFGSLCIMAEGRCHLSSYVTGESPNLCGVCSPASAVRWAQEPEALSVRLNEVLIDRYVEGESAGYPTLCKGRFMVNGKRFHALEEPTSLNTLDLIPQLAEIGVAAVKIEGRQRSPAYVERVTGVWRQALDRFARQPEGFAIDPAWNRVLAGLSEGSQTTLGAYHRAWQ; translated from the coding sequence ATGCAACTGGTCTGTCCGGCAGGTAGCCTGCCTGCGTTGAAAGCGGCGGTGGCGCAGGGCGCCGATGCCGTCTACACGGGGTTTCGTGATGACACCAACGCCCGGCACTTCGCCGGCCTCAACTTTACCGACACGCAGCTGCACAGCGGACTCGAACTGATCCGACAGCGCGGCAGGCAGCTGTACATCGCGGTGAATACCTACGCCTTGCCAGACGGCTGGTCGCGCTGGCAGCGCGCGGTCGATCAGGCGGCCGATCTTGGTGTCGATGCGCTGATCGCCGCGGATCCCGGGGTGCTCGCCTATGCCAGCCGCCGCCATCCCGATCTCGCACTGCATCTCTCGGTGCAGGGGTCGGCGACCAATGCGGCGGCGCTTGGCTTCTATCACGAGCGGTACGGCATCCGCCGTGCCGTCCTGCCACGCGTGCTGTCGCTCAACCAGGTGCGTCAGGTGGCGCAGGGCAGCCCTGTGCCGGTTGAGGTATTCGCCTTCGGCAGTCTGTGCATCATGGCCGAAGGGCGTTGCCATCTTTCCTCCTATGTGACGGGCGAATCACCGAATCTGTGCGGCGTCTGCTCGCCGGCCAGCGCCGTGCGCTGGGCGCAGGAGCCGGAAGCGCTCAGCGTGCGCCTCAACGAGGTGTTGATCGACCGCTACGTTGAAGGCGAGTCGGCCGGATATCCGACCCTCTGCAAGGGTCGCTTCATGGTCAACGGCAAGCGTTTCCACGCGCTGGAGGAGCCGACCAGCCTCAATACCCTGGACCTGATTCCGCAACTGGCCGAGATCGGCGTAGCCGCCGTGAAGATCGAGGGTCGCCAGCGCAGCCCGGCCTATGTGGAACGAGTAACAGGCGTCTGGCGGCAGGCGCTGGATCGGTTCGCTCGCCAACCCGAGGGCTTTGCCATCGATCCGGCCTGGAACCGGGTCCTCGCCGGCCTTTCCGAAGGCAGTCAGACCACCCTCGGTGCCTACCATCGGGCCTGGCAATAG
- a CDS encoding U32 family peptidase, with product MQLTLGPILFFWSRPQILQFYADMAEQPLDRVYLGETVCSKRRALSLADWLDLGRDLHNASGAQIVLSGLALIEAQSELSSLRRLCDNGEFLVEANDMAAVQYLRQKNLPFVGGPSLNVYNAHAVDELARCGMQRWTPPVECSEALIRNVIVQARQSGLSLPEIEIFAWGYLPLAYSARCFTARAENRPKDDCQFICQHYPEGLPLTSQEGQPLFTINGIQTMSGGVTNLSAEYPRLHAMGVTALRLSPRLNGMGLIVDQFDRLRRGEPPPLAVDGCNGYWHGRPGMMRVEEVGLC from the coding sequence ATGCAGCTTACTCTTGGTCCGATCCTGTTCTTCTGGTCCCGGCCTCAAATCCTGCAGTTTTACGCTGACATGGCGGAGCAACCGCTGGACCGCGTCTATCTGGGCGAGACCGTGTGTTCCAAGCGGCGGGCGCTGTCGCTGGCGGACTGGCTCGATCTCGGACGGGATCTGCACAACGCCAGTGGTGCGCAGATCGTATTGTCGGGCCTGGCGCTCATCGAAGCCCAGTCCGAGCTGTCCAGCCTGCGCCGCTTGTGCGACAACGGTGAATTTCTGGTCGAGGCGAACGACATGGCTGCGGTCCAGTATCTGCGCCAGAAGAACCTGCCCTTCGTTGGTGGCCCTTCGCTGAATGTCTACAACGCCCATGCCGTCGACGAACTTGCCCGTTGCGGCATGCAGCGCTGGACGCCCCCGGTGGAATGTTCCGAGGCGCTGATTCGAAATGTCATCGTTCAGGCGCGGCAAAGCGGGCTGAGTCTGCCGGAAATCGAAATATTCGCCTGGGGCTATCTGCCTCTGGCCTATTCGGCTCGCTGCTTCACTGCGCGTGCGGAGAACAGGCCGAAGGATGACTGCCAGTTCATCTGCCAGCACTATCCGGAAGGGTTGCCGCTGACCAGTCAGGAGGGACAGCCGCTCTTCACGATCAATGGCATCCAGACCATGTCCGGAGGGGTGACCAACCTCTCGGCCGAGTATCCCCGACTGCACGCAATGGGCGTCACTGCGCTGCGCCTGAGCCCGCGTCTGAACGGTATGGGCCTGATCGTCGATCAGTTCGACCGCCTGCGCCGAGGTGAACCGCCGCCGCTCGCGGTGGATGGTTGCAACGGCTATTGGCAT